TGGCTTCATCCTGCAGACGGAATGCCACTCTCTTCCTCATTTTGAGTgacgtacaaatgacacgcccCCTCATGATGGCACGAACATATTCAACCAGGACCCGCCTGTGCACCTCATTCACCAGTGTCTGTCAACCAATCATACAATCAATCAACCAACCAACCAGTAAGTGTTTGGCTAAGATCATGTATAGGTTTTGGATGTGTGTCATACCTGATACGGAGGGCAGTCCATTCTGCGAAACTTTTTAAAGTGCTGTTTAATAGACGTCTCAATGCTCTCATAGGCCTCATTGTTCTCCAGCCACTTCCTCTTCACCAGCTTATCAAAGAATGGCTGGGATCATAAtagaaaatgcataaatgaaagCACTAGGAACCAGAGCGTCCGTGCCGAATGTGAATGCGTTTGTTTATCTCACCCTGATATGTTCAAACAGTATGTCAGCGAGAACTCGCACAGAGTGGTTGACGATTCGCTCTAGAGAGGAATGAGCTCGCTGCGAGAAGTCCTCACTGCCGAGGGGGTCACACATATGACAGCGCTCCACAAAACTCCTATACAGTACAAAACGGTAAGTATCATATTATAGTTACATCTTACTTTATGTTTTACTATAGTTTATgtcataatattttttatttagaagtGGTTTGAGAGACTTTTTTTGCATATGTTAGACACCAATTCATTTAATGTTGGCAGCGGCTACTTATACTAAGTGCAAATAGCGTTAGATACTATTTACACCTAGTGACACCATGTAAAAGAAGTTTTCTTACACCGACCCCTAACCGTaccaaataaatacttttattcCTAATAAATACCGTATTAtcagtttttaaacattttctcaattttttattgaaaaataaatgcctttttaatgttatatatattaagaaaaagttaatttttttaaaataaaaatgtagatcacattaaaaacacattattattgaAAAACTAcactaaagggggtcgcacaccagacAAGAAGCGTCGCGtagcgtctaggacaactctgaggtatcgtacaccggaagtgcacattacaTAACGCAGACTTAGTCAGCGGTGTGCGACCCGCTTAAGGGTACATTTAGATGACAGCAGTGTTGTGCATTTTTGCAAAGTTTCGCAAATAGACAACAATGCTGTTAAAACAATGCCCATTCACACGATCCAGAAAAACAACTAAAAACTTTGTATTATGCATGCCAGGCCAGTAGTTGCAGATCTCAAACAACGTCTGTACACGTACTATAATGCATACGCATGCGAATTATGTCATTGTTTTCACAAAATTTCCATTTTTTTGTAGTTACACAAAGACACAGATGTATCTTTTCAAAAACTTAAACTTGTGTTTTAAGGCCACCAAAATGATgtgcaaaatgcaaaaaaggTTTTAGTTCAAATGTATGTGGTGTCAACAccccttaaaggtgcaatgtgtaacatttagaaggatctcttgacaaaaattaaatataatatacataactacactagtcaacattcgaagtggatcaaaacctttaataaaagtttacataaaacCAATCCCTAATACCCATTCTTGTCTTAGAACAACTTTGCCAAACcattttgatccacttcaaatgttgactagtgtatattatcagtggtgtataaaaaccttacacaatgaactgtattgtttttattatcttacaatgacctgtttttatctacatacactacGGCGCcatctttctacagtagccctaaatggacataCTGTTCTACAAAGCTCTATTCGTCCATACGTTGtccgacatgtttgtcctgtggccgCTACcgtatgcgttttgaaattgacgGGTGAgctgcaattcgcaatctcaccactagatgccgctaaaaactacacacagcaccttttCCTTATGGTGTGTTCAAACCAGATGTGAAAGAGGGGGCAAGCGCGAGTAATTTACAAGTTAAGTCGATGCAAAGctgcgaataggcatcctgcgaaTGGTGGCCTGGAAGGCGTGGAGCGGATGGCACGTCCTGCGAAGCTGCGAATAGGCATCCTTCAGTGTTACCACATGATCTGTGCGagttaaaaaatctgaactttggggGATTTTTGCACTGCGTTAACCAAACAGGAGCTTGCTGTAgcagtgacatgattacaggaaacGAGCGGAGGCAGAAAAACGAAACAATAATGGTGGACAATCATCATCACAACACGAGACATCTTTgtacttttacaggaattaaaaggatcttgtttggaagagTGAGGACAATTtggtaagtttactcaatttaagctatataagcccctcccatgatgcgaatttatGCGTGAATGACACGCACGGCTctcacacgcgaatgaagcgtttaaactcaaaatgttcaagcgtccaactacgcgcatATATCTaatttttgccgcctcttccgcgtctctggtgtgaacgcacattTACACTCTTACAATAAACCTCCCATCCAACAGGTTGAGAATGCTCGGATTAGGCTGATatgtaaaaaaagataaaaacctGAAAGGTGGAACACAGTTGACAAGAGCAATCGTCCTGGAGACATAACCATCCCCACCATCTCCAAACTCCGACTGTGTGTTATGAAACATCTCAACTTTTCTCTGGAAACTAAAtatcacacacaaacaaacacacttgattagtatatatttttggttttatgagcttttaaagttttgaaatatgttcAAATTATTAATATCATTAATGATCTTTACTGATTCGAATCATCATTATGATCTACTTTTCCATCTCACCTGTGCAGGAAATCTGCAAGTCCATTCAAGGTGCAGCGAGCAATACTGGCTCCTAATGGCTGACTGACAGCAGTTGATCTGTCTAAATCTACTTTCAACCTCTGggacacacagagacacaaagatataaggaaaacattcatacacaatatacagtacatacacaaataaacaaacaaacaaacaagatggAAGGTATCACATTCAAAAGATCACTGCTTCATATGTACtttacatttagcagatgtTTTAATCCTACATTAGGATTAATCCTAGAATCTTATGGAAGCAATTACTAAAGCATAGATCCTATGTAGCATGTGTAGGTGTGCAAGTGTATTACCTGTATAATAGAACGGGCGAGGCCAGATTGATACTCTTCAATGTGCAATGTCTGTGCCCATCGCTTTTCTTCATCCTCCAAAACCTGAGACAGCTCTGTAGTCACCTTCTCCTAGAGGACACAAAGCATCATGGGAATTATTTGAACTGTTTGATTCCAGAGGTTAGCAGTCAATTCGCATTTTGATCTAGTGTTACCCAAACAGTGTCGACACAGTCCTGTTCCAGCCGATTGATGACATATTCTGGTAGAAGAGGATCTAGAGCTTCACAATCTATTGTGCCCATTGCCCCAACTGTAGCCAAGACGTCCCTGTGACACAATATCAGAATACATACGTGTTTAATTcacttgtgtgtttgtgttgttttcttgTGTATATACAGTAATTCCCTCAGGTATCCGGCAGCAGTGTTGTTCAGGATAAACAATGCAGTTGTTATTAATAGACCTGAGCTAATTCTTCCACGGGGCGATTAAGGCTCACTGCGAGAAAGGGCCGAAAGGaggatgtttaaaaaaagtaaaacccCCATCGCATTCCATTCACATTCTTGTTCCGCTTTCTATTTATACACGTGTGCGTGTACCTGTTGTAAATGTTGTAGATCCAATCCAGCAGCGAGTATATATCAGTGATCTGAATGGGTCCACAAGTGATGCTCTTCAGCCGTTTGGCGACAGCCCTGTGATAACTCTGCATGTAGACCTGAAACACCCCGAACTCCTCAGGATACACCGCCACCACGTTCCGACGGGCCGCGTCCATATCTTCCACCACCCTGCCCCTCAGACGCTCCAAATACATGGCCATCTGACCTGCGGCGATGCCTCCTGGCTGTGGAAGACACCAGTCGGCTGCCTCTCCCATGGCATCCACCCATCCCTGACGCAGCCTCCTGGGTCGCTTGGAGGGTCGTGCGATCTCACGCGAGATCGGGCGGTCTTCCGAGTCATCTTCGGCTTGGAGGTTGGCCTGGGCCTCCTGGTGCAGTGCCCAGACTTTGTCAGCCTGCTCCTCTTGCTGTATGACCAGAACCACAAGGCCCAGCTGAGGCCCGGTGCAGGGTTGACGGAGCGACTCCCTCACCACATCCCACATCTCGTTCTGAAGGGCTTCGTAAAGCAGCTCTACATCCTTCACTTTACGCAGCCCGGCATCCCACATGTTTGGACCGGACTCGTCATTGCCTGAACCAGCCAGCAGGGGGAACCAGGGAGATGAGGCCAATGAGGGAGTTGTTGCAGTGCTGGGTGTGGTTGAAGTGGGTGTGGATTGTGTCAAAGGGGAGGGATCAAGTTCACACTCCCTCTCGAGCTCTTGAATGTGCGTGTCGGCAAGCAGCAGGTCTCTCTGATTAACCAACTGCAAGATCTCCAACACTAAAGGTGCAAAAGTGAGAAAAGACTAGCGTTAACTTTTATACTGCCATGTGTTCGATCACTTGTGTGTTGGTCTGTACACACAATTCCGATTTTCTCTTCTTGCACCGAGCTTATCAGGTAGGATCTGCAGCACAAAGAAGGTATGCAATTTCCTGTCTCACAAAGAATTTTGGACCATGTTGTTGGTCATTAAAAGCAAAGTTTTATATGGGAAAAACACTGAGACCTTTGACTTGGAGCATAAGAAAGTTTCATTTGATAAAGTAAAAACAAGTACAGAGGTTAAATGTTACCTGATAGCGGCTCCCTGCGTTTGACTGGCTGCTCTTCCTCTAAGAGCTCTTGCTCGGATCCCTGGGAACTGTTGTTTGTTAGTGAGTCACGTTTGAGCTTGCTCAGACTGACCATACGTAGGAATGAGGGACGACGAAGACTGTCTTCATCATCTTCGATGGTCAGATCGCCTGTGGGCAGACTATCTCTGCGCTCGCTCTCTTTACGACGGCCTGCCAGTCTAGGGAGAGGAAATATCTTCAATATTGACTGATTAAAGTCGTTTTGGAGGagaacaccactgtttttcagtgttttgctgtgttcttgcctcaacttagataaattaatacatacctatctttatttaatgcgtgcacttaatctttgtacagcatgacgtgaatgtgttagcatttagcctagccccattcattccttaggatccaaacagggatgaatttagaagccaccaaacacttccatgttttccctatttaaagactgttacgagagtagttacacgagtaagttttggagcacaaaataaaatgtgcagattttttaagcggataaaaaatgtgaactttattgcatggcggaagagcacttcgaccttgggcgcagtaatattgatggaagtttgagcaagagcactgcaaaaaatgactttcttacttagtttttttgtcttgttctcagtagaaatatctacaaatttttaaattatgatgcttttttcttgatgagcaaaatgacttaagaaaataagtctagtttttagacaaaaattatacaatttaactgaatttgtgcttaaaacaagcaaaaaaacaaaatctgcaaatggggtgaaaaaacaaatcttaaaataagattaattttttcttaactctttcgccgccattgatgagttatctcgtcaatcaagagaaaatgcttccctgccaatgacgagtatttccggctttccgcaactTTTTTAACCCGGAAATATTGCCCTACGGCAAGTGGCTGCGTGTcagtgtctgttttaaagatcgctctgaatgggatctctatgaaaagtctgtcacaaaaatggaattatctctgctttttgctcaaattgtggtttttgcagaaacctacccatattcaagagctgattacaaaagaactactgaaggtaggatgaaacaggtttttttgtttgaaagcagatggtcggttctttcatttggtatattgtatgtttatctatttaaagaagaacattttctggaaggcattaaacttttgtgaaaatcataaaaaaatgctggcgctggctggcaactttttataaaaaacgctggtggcgaaagagttaaacacttaatttcttACCCGCCGACATCGAAGTGCTGTAAActagtgctcttccgccatacaatattgttctcatttttatccgcttaaaaaaatcaccacgtttcattttgtgccaccatacttactcgtgtaactactcttaacagtctttaaaaagggaaaacatggaagtgtttggtggcttctaaattcatccctgtttggatcctaaggaatgaatggggctaggctaaatgctaacacattcataacacgctgtacaaagattaagtgcatgcattgaaaaaagataggtatgtattaattcccctaagttgaggtaagaacatagtaaacattaaaaaatggtggtgttttcctttaaagatttaaaaaactGGGGGCCATGGCCCCCTGCGGGGCCCTGAGATGGTGctaattaatttatcataaattctgtgtactTAAGTCTGGGAAAAATAatgctactaaccaacagcactacattgaatagtttaaaggtgcagtgtgtaaattttagcaacatgtagtggtgaggttgcgaattgcaaccaacggctcagcccactgctgacccctcgcttttgaaatgcatagaaaGCTAgagtagccgccaccagaaaaacatgtcataGTCGAAGACGGTATGgtaattatattgcatttctgtcaaaagatccttctaaaaattacacactgcacctataatacgttttgtttaattaaactgttaatttttacaatgttttatgtcatacattttctttgtgggGCCATGAAATGATGCACCATCCGTATTCAATGGGGGcggcacactgaaaaagtttgagaaccactgcaggGGGAAAACATGCATCATTCAGACTCTCACCTCAGTAAAGTCATGATCTCCTCTGAGGCTCGTCTATAATTTATCTTCCTCTTTTTTCCTGAGGATGGTGTTGCCGGGAGGGTGGCACTCCGCATCGAAGGGGCAGCACCCCAAACATTTTTTCCAGTGATACGAAGTCCTTTCCCTAACTTTCCCAGGGTCTTCAGTGGTGATGAGCCACAGATCCGTCCCAGAGTTCCTCTCTTTTCTTTCGATCCTTCGTTAACCTTCGACCCTCCACGCTGCTCCGTGTTTGCCTCATTCTCCAGCGCCTCACTCACCTGAGATGATCTTTGGTAGTCCTGTCCATTTTCCCAAACCCCATTCTCCTCATTATTCCACCCTATACCTGCCCACGCCCCCTCAAACGGATTCAGATCGGATGGTGGCAGAATGAGTTCcccgttgctatggttactttTAAGGATAAGTTCACCGTTAGCAAGGTTACTCTTTTGGATGACATCACCATTGCTCTGGTTATTCTTGAGCCTCCTGGGCAGCTTCTTAAAGATGGGCATTCTGGCACTGGTTAACTAAAAGACAAAATTGACACCATTGGTCACAATTGCAGTCAGTCTCTTGAGTATATATAagtacatatatttatataacatttAGGGTTAGGTGTTACAGCAATGTTTACATCAAGTTCACTAATCATGTTGATAGTCCACTATGTCCTGCTTAAAGGTAACTAGAGTTGAAACCTGTTCAAACCGCCCTTATCAGGCATTCCTAAATTACTTTGCCTTGTTGTATTCTCATTGTTCGGTATTCCGGTGAGCGGAGTGCATTAACAGCatatgtgtgtgcgtttgtctATGGGTTCGCAATTTTAATCATCTAAAAAGAAATCTCACATCCAGATGTGTCAGAATAGTTTCCTGTCCTCGGAGATTCTCAGACCATACTCACTCACAAACACTCACTTTCTGAAATGTCTCAtgggatttaaaatgtttttttttttcaaatttaatataCCACTATTAACAGAGAATCCTTGCTTTGCATTATATCTGAACAGAGTTCCCCTGATGGTGGTTAAAGAGgctaaaataaactaaaattaaacaaacattCAAAGATTAACAGATTAAATTTGTCTCTGTCAGCCCTATACGGTACgataaataatgctaataaaaTCATGACATAGTTATAGCTTTATCAGTAGATAAATGTGTTGTGATGTGCACATTTGACTGCTCAACGTTGCACAACAAAAGCATAACAATTGAATCTAACATCCAATCAGATAATCGGTTTTAGATTGTAAACATTAATTATATTAATACTAGAGTCTCGGATTTATAATGACCCTGTAGAGACAGGGTGGGTTGTTATTATATAAATGTCTATAAATACACTCTGCAGCATATTAATCAGTGCGCAGGGATGTCCACGTGTCTCGCCTGTAGAGGTTTTTTTTGGCACCATGGGGGTAATGAGTTTGTTTAGCTATAGCGGACATACAGTGAACAACGTGTCATTGTGTGAtttcatttctttaaaataaattctGTATCACCGtgacaatatttttaaaaagtgaaaactGAATGCAATTCTACACATTATTATGCACAATACAAAATTATATTAAGATTAAAGTAAAGCTTTTAGTGTAACCACATCCTCTCATCATGAATTTTTAACTTACAAAAGTCAAGCCTGTTAGTGAGATATTCTTTTTCTAAAGTGATGCTAATTAATTAATTGACGATAAATCAGTAACTAAATTAAGAATTAgtaataaatgcattctctaacaatatatattatacaattCTATTATAAATATTGTTTTGATTTGTTCTATAATGGatgttaataaatattacagtaaagaaataatcattactgtaatatttattaacatcaataataaaataaatcaaaactattttgatttatatttatatatatatgaagagtttcgttgcaaaacgagataaatccattttttaacatttttgtcaaaacatgtttattattatgttatcatgttgttattttgttttatggtgctacttagctgtattttttaagttatgaaggtttaaatcaaaacaaaccaactgcagttgcattgaaattaattggaatgcacaaccaaaaaaagagatttctgaacaattaaaaaacggtggttatctcgatttgcaacgaaactcttcatatatatatatatatattatatatatgtatatatacttacagaatgcatttattaccaatatattgaACCCTCTGTTCCAAATGTCCTAAACCCCAGATTCCCAGATAAAGTcaagacatcagaaaaatatcagtccTGTTTTCTATTTTGGATGAGGaaaaaatgcatgcattttggatgtgacaaaaaaaattttttttgggaGACAACACTTTGTTGGATTATGTGAATTAAAAGGCACAAACCAGCAGTagtaatatcaaataaatggGGAAGGGATGGCTTTTCAAATAGTATTTAATATCTACTTAAAATGTTGTTTGCGCATTAATGAGGAAAAAACATGTTAGGAATGTGACATTTTCTGTTATGGATGTCACAATTCTGTTATTTCCACTTATTTAACAAAGGAAAACAATAAGAACTTTAACAAAGACTTGGGTACAAAATATTGTCATCCAAGATATCAGCACACACTttaaacgaatgtgttaaaataacagatcttgtgtctagttaaggacaaaacatctagtgtgttgtccttaacttaacacatctcttattttaacacatcttttatttatatgaactcaAAATCAACACGAAATGAC
The sequence above is drawn from the Misgurnus anguillicaudatus chromosome 22, ASM2758022v2, whole genome shotgun sequence genome and encodes:
- the exoc3l2a gene encoding exocyst complex component 3-like protein 2 — its product is MPIFKKLPRRLKNNQSNGDVIQKSNLANGELILKSNHSNGELILPPSDLNPFEGAWAGIGWNNEENGVWENGQDYQRSSQVSEALENEANTEQRGGSKVNEGSKEKRGTLGRICGSSPLKTLGKLGKGLRITGKNVWGAAPSMRSATLPATPSSGKKRKINYRRASEEIMTLLRLAGRRKESERRDSLPTGDLTIEDDEDSLRRPSFLRMVSLSKLKRDSLTNNSSQGSEQELLEEEQPVKRREPLSVLEILQLVNQRDLLLADTHIQELERECELDPSPLTQSTPTSTTPSTATTPSLASSPWFPLLAGSGNDESGPNMWDAGLRKVKDVELLYEALQNEMWDVVRESLRQPCTGPQLGLVVLVIQQEEQADKVWALHQEAQANLQAEDDSEDRPISREIARPSKRPRRLRQGWVDAMGEAADWCLPQPGGIAAGQMAMYLERLRGRVVEDMDAARRNVVAVYPEEFGVFQVYMQSYHRAVAKRLKSITCGPIQITDIYSLLDWIYNIYNRDVLATVGAMGTIDCEALDPLLPEYVINRLEQDCVDTVWEKVTTELSQVLEDEEKRWAQTLHIEEYQSGLARSIIQRLKVDLDRSTAVSQPLGASIARCTLNGLADFLHSFQRKVEMFHNTQSEFGDGGDGYVSRTIALVNCVPPFRSFVERCHMCDPLGSEDFSQRAHSSLERIVNHSVRVLADILFEHIRPFFDKLVKRKWLENNEAYESIETSIKQHFKKFRRMDCPPYQTLVNEVHRRVLVEYVRAIMRGRVICTSLKMRKRVAFRLQDEAKQLKALFRDLESTASWLDSVIVHLADIIVLEDTPSIQMEVGVLVKEFPDIQRRHISTVLNVRGMVHQSDRQEILAVVRDLENSDSSINLPRDRALFSEIAVAKDMPCLGLVLIRCALTVSSWVASARPHRKHSRRSRNEKHANGRTQSRRTKRSDRL